ACTGTTGTCAGAGAAAAGCATTGGCTTCAAATTGCTTGACATCGCTGCAAGGTGAACTGGGGCACACTTATTGTTTATTTGATATCTATACTGGCTTTATTGCTCACTGTACGGAAGGAATTTATATTCTCACATGTCTTGCACGTCGTATACCGATACCGGATCGGGTAAGTTTTAACGGTCGGCGGCTGAATGAGAAGGCCCACTCTTTCACGCGAATTGTGGACTGGGCATCAAGGAGACATGGATGTATTTGTCTACACCGTCACGCCCTTTAGTTGATTAGTTGTCTCTCTTCTAATTGTTGAATTTATTTAACTAATTGCACATATACCTGCTGTCTCCTGTACTTAAACTTGTTATCACTGGACTACTGAAGTCCTACGGTTCCCTTGTTTCCCCACTTTTGCCTCACAACAAAAGAGAAACTCAGTCACCAACCTCAGTGATGGCGTTCCCAGCAGTATCTGACCCACCGCCAATGTTCAAAACAAAAATGTTAGATGACAGTCAAGACCTTCTGGCGCCTCCGTCTCCCTACCAGATCAAAGTATATACTAGCCAGGACTTCTTTGACAGTTCTGTCTTGCGAGAACTCCGGACCGTCATCAACGCTGCCTACCAAAGCCACGACATCAATCCCCTGGGAGAAATCGGCGAAAGAATCCAACACGATACTCAAATCGTCGATGAAATCGGTACAAATGGCTTCACGGTTGTCATGTCTTGCGCGGATGAGATTGTTGGCACAGCAAGTGTCAAAGATTGGAAGCCCACCGCCCAAGAAAACGACTGGAAGCCGGCCGGTCATTATGCCGGGAAGAGTGCCGACGAGGCTTCAGCTATGGATTCCGCGCCATCCGTACTGGAAACCATTAGCTGCGAAGGAGATGTCGAGGTTTTCATGGTTGCCGTCAAACCTGGACTTCCATACAGAAAGAAGGGAATTGCAGAAGGCCTCCTCCGGGCATGTGAGCagcagttgaagaagaagttctgTCCAAAAGAAAATCAGGTGCGAGTAATACTTAGAGTCGTTCGAGAAATCAATAGCCGATACTGGCTGAAGAAAGGATACCAGATTGTTGGTGAACGCTACTGCCCGCCCTTAACATGGGATGTGGAAAAGGCATTTATCTTATTGGCCATGAGGAAAGACGTTTAGATGAGACATATTAATGTGCGACAGTGACGAGAGAAATATGTATATATGATGATAGAGAGTGTGTACATTTGGCTAAAGTTTCAATGAATATTCAAACCACGCAGGTGAAGAGCGAACCCATTTTGTTGAAATAAACCCCTGACGCGTATGAGATGCGATACTAACATGATAAACCATGCAGAAAATAACAGCCTTCCCAGACAATAATGGAACACCGAGAGTGTTTTTCAAGTCAATCCTTGTCGACACAGCTCATGAATTCGTTGGTCCGCCATCTGACTCGACTGTTTTGTCAAGCTGACGTTTTAAAAGTGTTGTGAAATAGCGAAATTGAACTTGGCCCATTGTGTAGGTTTGCGTCGATGTTTGAACAAAAATTAAGATGGATAACTTGGCTGGCACAGTGAGCCAATAATGTTCATAATTACGACCAGATCGACTTTCTCGGGGAACGCCTTCCTTTATTTTCGGGCCAGGGGTATTGTACGGGAGGCCTTTTTCTGCAATGCCCTTTTGCAAGAGGTGGAAGAACTGTTTGTCTATGGGAAGGTGACCAAGACTCTTGCTGGGGAGGCCTTTTCCTGCAATGCCCTTCTGAAACAGTTGGGAGAGAGTTGAAACTATGGGAATGCTGCGAATGCTTTTGCTTGGGAGGCTTTCTGAGGGAATACCCGTGCGAGAAATGCTGTTGGGGAGGCGGCGAAAACACTTGTTGTGGAGGCGATTTCCTGCCGAACCCTGTGGAAGAAGGTGGAAAATGCTCGGATGTATGAGAAGAGAATGCATGCTTTCGCTTGGGAGCATCTCTGAGAGAATACCCGTGTTTGAAATGCTTAGGTTCTCTTAGGGAATACCCATGGTTGAAATGCGTTGGATGAGATTGACTTATGCCATTGTATTGGTTTCCAGCTTGCCAATGACCCCTCTTCTGCTTGTATGAGGCCGTTGG
Above is a window of Fusarium oxysporum Fo47 chromosome XII, complete sequence DNA encoding:
- a CDS encoding uncharacterized protein (expressed protein), with the translated sequence MAFPAVSDPPPMFKTKMLDDSQDLLAPPSPYQIKVYTSQDFFDSSVLRELRTVINAAYQSHDINPLGEIGERIQHDTQIVDEIGTNGFTVVMSCADEIVGTASVKDWKPTAQENDWKPAGHYAGKSADEASAMDSAPSVLETISCEGDVEVFMVAVKPGLPYRKKGIAEGLLRACEQQLKKKFCPKENQVRVILRVVREINSRYWLKKGYQIVGERYCPPLTWDVEKAFILLAMRKDV